A segment of the Mercurialis annua linkage group LG4, ddMerAnnu1.2, whole genome shotgun sequence genome:
TGTACAACAATCGGAATCCTCGCAGCAAAGACTGTATTATTATCATCCGAGAAACACACTATTCTACCACTAAGATCTAACTCCATGCTTTCAGCTTTCGCCGTCGAGCTACAAAACTGCATGACACACCAAACTTTGATAGCGACTTTGCCTGGTCGGTATTATCCTACTTTATGTTCTATATACGCTCGGTTACgaacaacaaataaaataatgataaatgaaCAGCCTGCTAGTATTATATACGTCGAACTTACAAAACTTCTGCCACCCAGATAGTTAGAATGAACACCCTCGTCCTAAAGCAGTCGTCAGTAGACATTCATCCTTTTTCTCCCTCTTCCATTTCTCCACCATCCACGATCCATCTGGTAGTCATCACCATGAAACCTTGAAGTTTTATACCTCGACATGTACCGTCCAGCATCTTCCCTCTTCCTGCTATTTTCGTCCCAAGTTCCTCGGACTCCACCTGTTCTGTCATCGACAGTATTCCACTCGTTATAACTACTACCCCACTCATTATAAGTCTTACCCCACTCGTTACTATTACTCTTCCATTTGTATGAATCATCCCAACAATTTTTCTGTTCATTATTTATAATCGCGCCATCGGCTTGATAAACATCGGTAGCCCATGGATTCTCATCATCGCCTTTTCTGTCACAGTCCCTGCACCTAGGATCTACACCTTTTGCCGCCGCCTTCTGTAGATCTTCTTCAGCTTCCCCCCATCCAATGCACGAAAATGATTGATTCAGAAGCGAGCTGCCAA
Coding sequences within it:
- the LOC126679405 gene encoding uncharacterized protein LOC126679405, producing the protein MSNNRRRPKGEIFNPEVRGTISQSKKPPFHGNWQLTVPAWEKRFCSSVGLVPWRKLLETKKFMYLYENVVQWNDSAVEEAFNNAKIRFWAEINGFPCDISLPDPDIYIDEIDWSSDISSELYLDLDREPKYPAETDKKEEVIIFGSSLLNQSFSCIGWGEAEEDLQKAAAKGVDPRCRDCDRKGDDENPWATDVYQADGAIINNEQKNCWDDSYKWKSNSNEWGKTYNEWGSSYNEWNTVDDRTGGVRGTWDENSRKREDAGRYMSRYKTSRFHGDDYQMDRGWWRNGRGRKRMNVY